The genomic segment agggagaatagccacaccacagtggcatggaacacataacaggctcactaggtagcatattctccagcaggcatgcgcctatggagaatagccacaccgcagtggcatggaacacataacaggctcactaggtagcatattctccagcaggcatgcgcctatggagaatagccacaccgcagtggcgtggaacacataacaggctcactaggtagcatattctccagcaggcatgcgcctatggagaatagccacaccgcagtggcgtggaacacataacaggctcactaggtagcatattctccagcaggcatgcgcctatggagaatagccacaccgcagtggcgtggaacacataataggctcactaggtagcatattctcctgcaggcatgcgcctatggagaatagccacaccgcagtggcatggaacacataataggttcactaggtagcatattctccagcaggcatgcgccgatggagaatagccacactgcagtggcatggaacacataacaggctcactaggtagcatattctccagcaggcatgcgcctatggagaatggccacaccgcagtggcatggaacgcATAataggctcactaggtagcatgttctccagcaggcatgcgcctatggagaatagccacactgcagtggcatggaacacataacaggctcactaggtggcatgttctccagcaggcatgcgcctatggagaatggccacaccggcGGCGGTGAATGGCACACACATAACAGATACCGATTCATCTGTCAGGCtccaaatctgtgcagtgttggggggttacagtattagctcatcactcccatcctTCCTGTGTCAGcatatggggagtgattaagttggagcctagacgccaaacacaaactgttctacgaataataaatatcttaataaataagataaataatcaaacgtgagttgtctgactgaaatggagcgaagccagcgggctagttctggcaggcaactcgagctgcgctgcttcagtcatgtgccatacatcaggtgacataaatcatgtgacacatcaggtgacatacttcacttgccACAACCAGCCACTGCACTCATCCACCGTATTAGgcggtctatttaagcagagggaAATCCCATCACTCTCTCTGATTCCTAACTACTACGCAGTAGTAGACTACTGCCTCagccctccaccaccccagcatccacctgtaggcttcAACGGGGGGGTTACAGTattagctcatcactcccatcattcctgtgtcagcatatggggagtgattaagttggagcctagacgccaaacacaaactgttctacgaataataaatatcttaataaataagataaataatcaaacgtgagttgtctgactgaaatgcaCTTATGTGAACAGTTGTAATGAATTTGAGTGGGTGGGGGTTAGAGATGTTCCTGATTAGTCAGTTAAACGTTTCTAACATCACTAGTTGGCACCAGAAACACTAGTTGGTTATGCTGATTAACTGTTGCGTCTAAGATGTTATGCAGCCAACCACTACACACTCgcgtctctcacacacatctcCACACTCGGACAGAAATTCAAATGGCTCCCGCATACATGCAGTATTTTTTTCAGACCGTGTCGATTAAATTGTTGTAAATTTCGACAGTTTTCTGGGCGTCTTCTTACTTTTAGACCAGTCGACTTGTCTAAATTGAAATTTTAGACTAATCAACTAGCAAATTAGTTGCCAGAAACATCCCTAGTGGGGGTGCATTCTAATGGTGTGAAGCTAGTTTTTGGCCTTGAAGAACTTGTCCTCCTGATGGAAGTAAGGACAGACTAATATATGCAAGAGCTGTCTCTGATGATCACAGCGCAGGTGTCCAACTTGCCTCTACTGATGAACTGTGATGGATTGTCCCAagaaatatacagtacatatgaTGCAATATAAGTACAACTTACAATCCCTGTAGAACTTATGTTGCTACTCACCGTTACAGCTGTGGATTGTTTCTTAAAAATTAATTCTGCAATCAGTAACTTGTTTGCTGCACTGTCAAATAATGCAGCGACACTTGTTTCGTATAGactttcacagacatttttgtACTGTAGCTTTTAAATAGCTGCATTAGCTGAATTTGTTCATCATCCACTTCTAGAGACCAGATGTGACAGCGGTATGCACCGTTGTACTCCGAGGCCTCCCTGTTCTACTTGGTGATGACCCCAGTGACTTCTACAACACCTGCTTCGTAAGTTTTCATAGGAGCATCTTAAAGGAGCACACACAGTTATGgggaaatttgatttgtattaaCCAGTGTCTCAATGagagtgagataaaaaaaacgtaATACTGAATATATCCATGAGTTCAGTACAAACATTGGCATGGGCTGCTTgctgactgacagtttgatgtcTACCAGAAGGGTGAAGTTACCAGCCTAGCTCCTGTGAGTGAGAGGAATACCTTTGATCTCCAAAACTGAGTTATTTAAGTACAAGACCTTGTACATATTCTtttttgtggtttctgttttattttgaatgatgcAGTGGAGAGAAACAGTACAtccagggggagggagaggggataaCATGCAGCAAATGGCCCAGGACGGATTCAAACCTGAGGTCGCTGTGGTAAGGACACAGTAGGAGATGTGTCCCCCAGCAGTCTAAGCCTATAGCAGCGTAGCTATAAAATGGTTAAGGGCTACCTGAACCAGCCCTAACTAAAAGCTCTCTCAtagaggaaggttttaagcctggACTTAAATGTAGAGAGAGTGTCTGCCTCTCTGACCAATTGAGAGAGCTGACTCCACAGTCACtatcaaataaagcagaaatgcctcaaaaaaatcttaaatgttttcaactTAGCTTAGCGCAAATCATGGCAGTGaatattttgttcacttttacAGAGTATGCCACTGACTTCTATCCACTGCCATTGTTTGCGCTGAGCTAAGCCGTGATGTTAAGAGCTGAAAGCCAGCTACTGGatgtacagacacaaaaaaggTATTGATCATGTTGTCTCACTATGAAAATGATAGAGAAAGTATTCCTTTAATGCACAAGGCTGGAAGGCAGTGTCGGTCAGGACACAACAACTGCCAACAACATTTCCctgttgtaatgtaatgtttttgtttggtttcatcaaAGGATTGTGACACTGATGAGACCTGGGTAAAAGTATCTGTCGGGGTGCTGACTGTTCTCCCTGAAGATCTGCAACTCCTTCCAAATCAGCTCCACCTTCACCCAATATCTACTGCCATCATCGTTGAGGGAGGTATTGTAATGGATTAACTCCAGAACCTACCTGAGGCACTTTTGTTTGGAATGTCATACGCTTTGCATTTAGACTACCCTAAAGCCATGAAAAACGCTTTCTGCTTCATTCAAAGAGTGATGCTTGCAAAATTACAAAGTCTTAAAAAtctcttgttgagtttgaatgCAAATGTACGAGtggattcagttgttttttattgttcactAAATTAACACACTCCACTCAAATTGTCAGCCCATGGGTTCATCAGCAAGTATAGAGGctgtacatgtatgtatattcATTCACATATATGTGAGATCCATTGCCAGTTATTACCCTGTCAGGTTTTTGCGCTCATTGAGTAAAGCcactttgcactttttttttattttttatatatatgtagtttttatttagtgATTTTTGAGTAACATTATTCAGGAATACAAAAGTGCACTTGTCAGCTTGTGGGTTATTTCCCATTGGTGGGAAAGAACTGTTAGTTGTTACAGTTTTAAggctgtgtttactgtattattgatcttgatattgatattgagcTGTGTTTTTGGATGTCTTTCAAGGcaatctttaagaaaaaaagttgatataaatggaagaaaaattaaaaacaattgatATATTTGAACATTCAACTGTGTTATTACCttgatttattatgtttaattGTGACTCCGATTATTTTAGGAGATTGGAACCTTATTTTCATTCCTGTGTAGATATTTGAGCCACTTAGATTGTTGAAGTAACacttacttgtttttttaagtgcaatCGGTTTGCATGGTTTTAGCAAGTAAGTCAGATTGCTGTTCAAGTAAATATAACTTAGAAATGCTAAGTTAGTCCAACTTAGATAATTGTGTTATATGGACTAAACACAGAGTAAATTTCACATGCAATGACTTAGTAGATTAAAATAGGAATTCTGAGTAGTCTTTACTAAGTCGAGAGAACATCTAAAGTAAGTTATCAAGCACACTCTACTTGATTGTTTTAGTTGCTTAAACTCATGTATACGTGTACTCTAATAAGGAAGCACTAGTTAGTACAACTTAAAATACCTAGTTctctttacatgtttttttaagtgcgACCGGTTTGCAtgcttttttaaagtaatgatAACTAATTGGATTTTACAGTGGGAGACACTGGTCCACACCGTCCCTTTTAAATCAGGGAGATGACATCCACTTCACTCTCTGTTTATTTCATCAGTCAAGCTTAATTTTCAAATTAATCTAAttctcctctttttgttttctttactttaacTCACTCTACCTGTCTGGGTCCAACTTTAAATTAAGAGGGAATTTCTTTTGGATTCCaattagggctgaacgattaattgcatttgcgataaaatcgcgatttgataaaacgcgattttctaatcgcagcgtgcgcaattaaaacgtgcgaaagagagtagggctctgggctgctgtccgcacccgcgggaccacaaaactgCTCTGATCCAGAAGTTAGCGAAGCAAGCCTGCGtcacctacagggttctaaagtcttcggccgacgtggcggactcacagagcgagctcatgccgctgctgaccgcggtgcgggcggcggacctgaaaatcactccgcggaaaagcaagccgtgctccggggcggcggggctccagagccccccggtcacataCATGCATATCTGCGAGActgaggtgttcagcatgggggggTTCCTGTTGAGGCctggcgcctccataccgctgcacgaccacccggacatgaacgggaatctacggagctgctgatccgcaagctgcccttccagcgcatccagctggcccgccacATCCGCAGACACCGAGCTtaaactgcttctgctccactgactataacaacgccgctttccaacacttataaaaattaattcaatgtggaagtaatccaagtgttcagaatacgttactcaaatcggtgggcatgtattctgtaacggaatacgttttcaaagtatccttcccaacactggaaatgttactgacttgggagcagtaagacacctacaataaaaaaaaaaagtgcaatccttgtgtttatacttaaaatgactttgattaaattacttaaatgcacactgatttgtttttcttgttgctgtaatgagcagttaaataaaaatgtgggaaagaatattgtacagtaaatgtatctaatattgagttggtcatatttaaatcattcattatggtTTTTTTAGGAGaaaaaaatcgcatattaaatcgcaattttgggggaaaaaatcgcaattagattatttccccaaatcgtgcAGCCCTAATTCCAATCCAATACAATTGTTACTTCAAGTACTTTGATTGTAGTCGTTCATCAGCTTCTCAGTTGTTAAGATACATAATTGAATCCCTTTTAAATCAACCCCAATGCTGCAGGTGTTTCTTCTTATCAGTGCACATGTCCTATGTGTCTTCATTGTTGCTTCTTTCATTATATGATAAAGTGAATAACATCAGATGCTGGTCAGGAATTGTGGACAAGCTTtcccttcagctgcagctgctgcagatgttaCTGCAGATGTTTAATTATAACAAACTACGATGTACCTGCTTCTAACAGTGTGAGACTCTGTGTTTAACTTCATGCACTACAGAGCTTGATAGAGGGTGTTTCCATACGTCCAACAAATTCGGTTCCACAATATGGACGATACATTgcatggagaaaaagaaagaatgtgaATGCTAAGTGCTGTAAATtactcacaaacaggggcttgcttgttagcactgtgttttcagtttaacaggaaaaaacaacacgTCTCTAGCTCAAACCAGCGTCATGAGGAGTCATGACACTCTAAAGACAAGATGATATTTGAGATGGTATACGGCCCAGTGGGTCTCAGAGGGTTAACAGTAGACATCTGCactaataaagtttattatttattaaaatacaccAAAAACGTTTACAGTTTAGCTAATTTTCCCAAATCACTGAGGGACAGCGCCTTAACAATTCCAAACTGTGCAGCAAAATCACTTTTAGGAGTCCTCTGGAAAAATTTCTGTTTTCCtgtatttgcagcgcgtttctgtgaTGTGTTGTATTGTGCGTAATGTGTTCTGTTGTCAAACTgctgaagatgttttcttactttggatgTGTTTTGGCCACCTGCACGTGTTTTCTAAAGTtgcagtgcgttgagctctcagggccatcATAAAAATCAGTTGTTATGATTCAACTGTAGTCGTGCTTGATTTATTAAGAcatatacaaatgtgttttgaaggaGGATAGTTGTTTGGTAGACCAAGATGTCATTTCACTGGGAAGTGACAGGTGATTTctatttaaatgaatatataaatggGATGGTTTAGATGCTAATGAAACAAAGTCACAAATTACAATATTCACATTGTCATTTATTTCACGTACATAGGACAAATACATTTGCTTCCCACATGTATTATCGTTGACATAAAAAGCATTTgatttcaaaatattaaacttgATAAAAGTGAAAAGTGCAGGGAGGTTACGCCGGGAATGAAAAGAAGGTGGAGAAAAAAGACAGGAGCGTTTGCGATCACTTGTTACTGCTGTCACAGTTTGACAAAGTACCTTTTATTAGTTACATATTGATCATCctgaaaaacatttcttttgccACTTTATGTTCATAATACCCGGTaactgttttaatttaaatccaAGCATTATTTAACATGCAAAGAACATATACATAGCCAAAACAAGTCTTCATTCAGTGACTGATGATTAAAATGCACAATCATCAACAGTGAATTTGATATTTATgcctttatatttatttactgatACATCCAAGTTAACACCAAGTCAATTAGTGTCATCATTTTTAGCAAGCACTTTTATTACAGATTAGATTCAAACCTAAATtatcaaagaaagaaagaggaggatagTCTATACTGAAGCTACAGCCACTGCCTTTGCTAACAGTGTCGGCAGCATCTTATATCTAACAAACAGTTTCAGTAGAGTAACTCTGACCATTTGAGTACCGAGCCCATACAGCACAGGGTTGGTAATGGGCGGAATGATGAAAAAGTACAAAGACAGGAAGATGCGTGCCTCAATAGCTATATGACTCATGTTAAATCTGCTTTGTATAATTTCAAATAAGGAAGCAATGCTGTAGTTTGTCAACGACAGTAAATGTGGGACGCAAGTTTTGAGAGCGTTGCGTTGAGATTCTCTCGGCAACTTCCGACACACTCTTGAAATTTGTGCATAGGAGAAAACTATCACCAGGATCTGAGGCACAATGAGTAATAGAATAAGTACAAGTCCCACAATACTTATGTACGGTGCAGGCGAACAGGAGTTTTTGACCAGTTCCATGTTCACACAGTACATTTTCGGCAGCACTTTCCCACAGAATCTCAACCGGATGGTCAGTGAGTAGAAACCTCCGAACACAACAGCTGGGTACATGCCTGCTAGTAAAGCAAGCTTGCCTGTCTTTGAATTAGATATGATGCTGTGGTATTGCAGGGGGTTACAGATGGCAACATACCTGTCGTATCCCATAACTGCTAAAATGCAAAACTCAGCACTTCCGTAGGTGTGCAGGAAATAGACTTGAGCAATGCACCACTGTACGCTTAACTCATGTCTCTCAGATAAAAGCATAGCCATTATTGTTGGTAACAATGCAGTACTGCCGTATATTTCATTGATGGATAATATACACGGGAACACATTCATAGGCTGCTGCAACTTTTTGTTTTGGTGTACGACAGAAATGAGCAGTACATTCAAAAAGATAATAGTCAGATAAAGCAGAAGGAATAGAATAAACAGCCAATACTTGTAGTTTTCCATGACAGCGTATACACTCATTGTGAATGTTAGTGCCGTCTCGTTGTCCATCTTTCAGTTGATTTCTCTGGAAAGGAAATATTGCAAGGAAGAGTTTTACGAGTTATGGGTTAATTCAAAGCTTAAAATACATCATAAGTGAGTGACCAAGAATTTATGCCAGAGGTTATGGgtatataaaacatttgagtCTATGTTGCAGGAAATATTACCCAGCGTCATACCAAATTCAATACAGAGATATCTGTCAAAGCTactgacacagacactcacattcAGGAACTGCAGTGGGGGCTTCAGTGGCCTGTGCgattttcttcctctccatccaGCTGAAGTCTGTCGCTCCGGGGTGGGCGGCCTTTTAacattgctgctgcactgatgtcaCCAGCCAAAGTTAGTTTTTCATTAATCTGTTTCTTATTACCACGGATACCAAacattgctgctgcactgatgtcaCCAGCCAAAGTTAGTTTTTCATTAATCTGTTTCTTATTACCACGGATACCAAAGTTAACTTCCCTTAACTCCTTCACAATAACAATCATCATTAATGTCAATAACAACCATTTACTGATATGCATTCTAAATAAGAAATCCATTTCCTGCTTCACATGCATTGCAAACTACATGCATGGCTAAAGCATCACCTCCATTCTGACACATGAgacaaattttgatttgtgaatatgggctgtacaaataaaatttgattgatcgATAGATGGACATAGACCAGAATTTCCGAACTTCTGGATTCAAAATTCCAgtataaatatttttgtaaCCGGGACTCAAACAGTTTAGGAACAAAAGCTATTCTGAGGTTTGGTATTATCAGAAAATTGTCCCTTAAACAGTGATCCAACCagccttgtttgtgtgtctgtgtgtgtgtgtgtgtgtgtgtgtgtgtgtgtgtgtgtgtgtgtgtgtgtgtgtgttccattaCTTGACCATCACAAGCCATCACATTGGGCCTATATAACCTGGGCAAGTACGTATGAActgagcgtttgtgtgtgtgtgtttgaccaaaAGAGACCTGGAGAAAGaaagtgagcagagcagagagattgTTCAAGCAACAAAAAATGCATTAATTCAGGTGGAGCATTGATAAACACGGGATTGTCATTTTATGCCATGTAGGATTCAGATCAGCTGAACCTTTACAAAAAACTGGTCCAGCCTTTTCAGCTAAGATAAGGCCTCCCCAAAGCTAGAGGCGGAGATTACATTacacacttttgtccaaagcgacttacaattagtacactcaacttTCATGAGGGGCCAAGTATATTGCccaggacacttcggcatgcaaacgggagagagtggggtttgaaccggcaaccttcttgttggagaaccatcactctaaccactaggccacaccgcacCTAGATCTGAG from the Platichthys flesus chromosome 15, fPlaFle2.1, whole genome shotgun sequence genome contains:
- the LOC133969278 gene encoding olfactory receptor 52D1-like, which codes for MDNETALTFTMSVYAVMENYKYWLFILFLLLYLTIIFLNVLLISVVHQNKKLQQPMNVFPCILSINEIYGSTALLPTIMAMLLSERHELSVQWCIAQVYFLHTYGSAEFCILAVMGYDRYVAICNPLQYHSIISNSKTGKLALLAGMYPAVVFGGFYSLTIRLRFCGKVLPKMYCVNMELVKNSCSPAPYISIVGLVLILLLIVPQILVIVFSYAQISRVCRKLPRESQRNALKTCVPHLLSLTNYSIASLFEIIQSRFNMSHIAIEARIFLSLYFFIIPPITNPVLYGLGTQMVRVTLLKLFVRYKMLPTLLAKAVAVASV